In Canis lupus baileyi chromosome 19, mCanLup2.hap1, whole genome shotgun sequence, the sequence tctgtctctctctctgtctctctctgtctctctggcctACCCTCTTAGCCCAGAGAAAGCCACCTGCTTTGGTGAAAAGCAGGAGGGGGCTGGTCTGGGCTCAAGCAAGACAGGgttttcagctcaggccctccCTTGCCTTGGATGGAGTATcctgccttccctctgctcctttccctcctcAGTAAACCGAGGTCATAATGAGCAAATGCAGCCAACTTCATTCTGGGCCCTCCAGTCCCTGCCCCACCCAAAGAGACCGATATGGGAGAGACAGAGCCAGCCAACAGCCCCAGCCTGCTGTGACCATGGACAAGTGTGGTGAccagcccccaccacccccagcctcagtttctttacttATACAGGAATAAGGACAACAATCTTCTGATTGTCCCTGCTCTCAGTTGGCTGGATGCCCGACCACCACCCTGCAAAATTATTCTATTTATCTAGTTCACCTCTCTAAaatagttgttgtttttaaaaagactcctCAGCCAGTGCTCCCCCTAGGGGAggcacacccagggccctggcccaggcagagagagacctTCACTGTTTTGTGGCGCTCTCAGCTATTAATAAACAGTGTTGAGGTTAAAACCATCTTTGTGGTTCTTATTATGATTGCTAGATCCCCTTTAGCACCACCCATCAGGAAACTGAAAAAGTAAAGGTTTATTACTCACAAGACCTCAGAGTCACACAGCGGACCTAGGGCTACACAGTGAGGTCATGCATAGAAACAGAGACCAATTCTGGCTTGGGGCTCTGCTTTTATTGGGGACTAGGGCGGGGGGCCTACAGTTTCCCCAGCTTACTCTTTATTGGTAGATTTAAGTCCTAGAATGGGGACACCTAgagctgggggcacctggtggctcagtggttgagtatctgccttcagcttaggtcttgatcccaggatcctgggattgagtcctgcatcggactccctgcaggggcctacttcttcctctgcctatgtctctgcccctctctatgtctctcatgaataaataaaatcttaaaagaaaaaaaaaagtcatagagcAGGAATTTAATGTTTTGAGCTGAGGGCGCACAACTCTCTTCCCTCTACAGCTACCGGGGACTCCTCCCTGCGGTCACATCAGGCACTGGCTCAGCACGGTCAGGCTGCTTGAACCAAAGCCCCAGCAGCTTCAACACTGACACTCACTTCTCACagccctggaggctggaagtcagggTGCCAGCACAGTCGGGGTCTGCTGAGGATACCTCCTGGCTTGCAGCTGGCTGTCTTCTGGCCGGGTCCTCACATGGAGAGGGACGGGATGTGGGGGCACATTCTCTCATACCACTTCTTAGAGCACCAATCCCAGTGCGAGCCCCCCACCTCCACTACCTGATGATCTTCCAAAGCCCCCACATCCACAGACCCCCTCACGATGGGAAGTAGGGCTTAAACATAGGAATTGGCAGAGGTGGGAGGTTGTACTGGTTACATCCCAGCCTGTCAATATCCAGTGTGTGCTTGGACTGGCCTCTGTGGTGCTGACTGTAGGACACCCTTCAGCAACAACCATCAGGAAACTGAAAAAAGTAAAGGCTTATTCTTTACAAGACCTGGGAATTGTACAGCACCCCAGGGCCACACAATGaggaggtggggaacagagagaaagagccacCTGTTCACTGGCTGGGCCTCTGCTTTTACTGGGGTTCACAATGGGAGCCTGGGTCTCCCAGGACTCATTGTTTATTGATAAACCTAAAACATAGGAGTGGGAATGTTAAGtgccagaaggggaaaaaaaaaaacaagtggccCCAAAGGCCAGTTATCAAAACCGACCAAAACCCCTCTAACAAGAGAGCCTTCAGTGCGGAGAGGCGGCCTGGCTCTATCTAGTGGTGTTGCTGACAAATAGGCTTATTCCAAACAGCCATCATTGAAGGGGATGCCTGGGCACTCAGAGCTTAAAtcagacactacaaaaaaagcctagctcagtgggtggagcatgcaactcagGATCTCGGGTTTGTGGGCTGTGAGTTCGAGGCCCACGTGGGGCTTAGAggttacttataaaaaaaaagagagagagagagagaaagagaaaacccaaCTGCTGGGTTTACACTACACTTGCACTCACCCCGCCCTTGACCTTCTCCTTGAGCTGTGGGCAGAATGTTCCATCCCCATCCAAGGTCCTCAGCTGGGGCGGGCTGGATGCCTATAAGAAGGGTGCCCGCTGGGGCCGGCCTCCTGCCACCATGGGCCCCCGCCCGCTCGCCTGGGCACTGGTGCTGCTGGGCGCGGCGCTGGCGGTGGCGCTGGCACTGGGCTCTGCGCCCGCTCCGGGAGCGCGGGAGAAGCTGTGTGGCCACCACTTCGTGCGGGCGCTGGTGCGGGTGTGCGGGGGCCCGCGCTGGTCCTCCGAGGACGGGCGGCGGGTGGCTGGCGGCGACCGTGAGTGCGGGCGGGCGCGAACCGAGCCCCGGGTTCGGGGCTCAGTCAAGAGTCAGTCTTGGCGGGGCAGGTGCACGGGGCGCTGGTGGGCGTCGGGGCAGGCGGGTGGGTTTGCACGCACACGCCGCGGTCCGCTTGCCCCGGTCCGCTTGCCCGGACGCTGGTGTGCGCAAGTTCGCGAAGGATGCGTCCCCTGCCAGGCCGGAATCTGTGCGTGACGAGCGAGTGCACGGGGCAGATCCCGTCTTATTTACAATTTCAGCATTTTGATCTTCGTGAATTTTTGcattgcttttgatttttagaaaCATTGCATTAAAATGTAATGGATCTTCATTGTTGAGTGCCCTGGCGCCCCCTTAAATTGTGCGTTGAGGCCAGTGTGCGCTCTTCTCACCCTACGCCAGGCCTTGGTGCAGAGGGtatgaagggggggggggtatgCCTGTGTGTCACACATGTGTGGCCTATATGTCTGCATCTCTGTGACACAGATGCAGACGGATGTGCAGGGGCACGCATGGGGGAGGACTGGGAAGGGCTGTGAGGGTACGTGCCTGCGTGTGTGCATGTCCACATGAGCCCACTGCCTGCACACATGGGCACATGTATATGTCACATGTCACCTCTGCTGTCTTTGGCTTTGTGAAGTGTCTGTACGTCTGTGTGATAGCTGGCTTGTGGGAATGTGCACAGCTGGGGGCCTGAGCGTGGGTGTGGGTTGAGAGTGCACACACTGGATGCACACATCTGTGCTCAGTGCAGCATATAGTAGGCATTTAATAGGTGCTCACTTTCTATTTGTGCCCAAGATGAGTGTTTGGTGGGTCACTCAGCAGAACGTGAGTGTGCAGGTCTATGCATATCTCGGGGAGGGCTCCCCTAGGGTCCCCTGTCCATGCTGAATTCTGCTCTGTCCCCAGGTGAGCTGTTGCAGTGGCTGGAAGGACGACATCTCCATGGGCAGGTGTCCGATGGGGACCCCATGCTGGTTCTCGTTCCacaggccctgccccaggcctctctccatcaccaccaccgGCGAGCAGCTGCCACCAATCCCGCACACTACTGCTGCCTCAGCGGCTGCTCACGAcaggacctgctgaccctgtgtCCTCACTGAACCCTCCCAGGTGTGACTTCAGAGGGTCCGGAGACCCAGACAGATCTGGTCTGGTGACCTCCTGAAGCCACACAGCACCATCAAGCCCTATCTGGGAGGATGGTGAGAATTATCTCCCcatgctccccacctcccccaggctGCCTTCCTCTGTGGGGCcaactgcaaaaacaaaacaaaacaaaacaaaacaaaaaactcacctCCATCCTGGCTGGAAGATCCTTGGTTTTGCAGAGATGCCAGATACTCATGGCCAATTGTCTGCCCCTCCAAGGAGCCTCAGGCGCCACCCTCCCATCTGTGCCACCCTCCTTGCTATTTCTCCTCAGTAGTGAATAAATGAAGCTCTTGCAGAATCTGaagcagtttttttaaaagttttttatatatttatatatttattcatgagagacacacagagagagacagagacataggcagactccctgtggggagcccaatatgggactagatcccaggaccccgggatcatgacctgagccaaaggcagacgctcaaccactgaaccacccaggtgccccagctttttccatttttctgaagaaagagGGATAAGCCTACCTCAGCCTTTGTGCAGGTtgtctttccccctcccccccagccatGGACCCATCAATACTTTCAGAAGTTTGATAGCAATTTCAGAGTCATCACCATAcgaagtggggaaactgaggctaggGGAGACAGCTACTTGCAAGGTTAGGGAATGGCTGAGTGCCGGATTCCAATCCAGATTATCTGTCAAGACccacctggggggggggtggcttaACATCGCTTAAAGTCCACGCTATACGATGGACACACAGACATGGGAATGGATCAGAGTGGACACCTACTGTTCCAGCTCTGACAATTTTCCTTGCCCCTCCCTTTACCCTGAGATAGAACTTGCGTGCTAGGACTCCTGAGGCAGAACAACCGCATTTGACTATGTGAGCCAGTCATGTGTCTTAATTTCCTAAATCCATtataacaaattaccagaaaTCGGGAGTCCTGAAACAATAGAGATTTCTTTCCTTGCAATTCTAGAAGCCAGAGACAGAAGTCAAAGTGTGGCAGGGTTGTTTCCTTCTGAAAGGCTCTGAGGAAGAACCTGGTCTGAGTCTCTCTCCTGGCTTTTGGTGGCTGCTCACAATCCCTGACCTTCCTTGGCTTCTAGATGCAGGACTCCaagctctgtctctgtcttcacgTGGCCTTCTTTTCCGCGTTTCTTGTGTGTTCGTTTCTGTCTCTTGTAAAAAACACTGTCATTGGATTTGGGGCCCATCCCACTTAATCCAAGATGATCTCACCTTGATCCttaccttaattatatctgcaaagactctattcctttctctctctcttttttaaagctgtatttatttatttgagggagagaagcaacagaggaaaaggcagagaatcccaagcagactcccctctgagcacagagtctgacacaggacttgatctcaccaccccaagaccatgacttgagccaaaatgaagagtcaggtgcttaaccaactgagccacccaggtgacccagcaaagaccctatttccaaatagggCCATATTCTAAGGTTCTGAGGGGCTGTATATTGTTCAACCTGGAGCAGCAGGGGAGCAGGACTCTCTCCCCAGGGGATGGGTGAGCAGGGGCAGGATGAGGTCAGATGTAGGCTAGAAACCTCTGAAAGCCCCCATCTCATCCAGGCCTGCCTTCTCTGCCTGGATGCTGCTTCAgcctccacctccctttccaacaGTCCACACGGCAGCCACAGGGCTTCTTAAAACGTAAAAATCAATCATGTCATTTCCTTGCCCCCAAAGTGCCATCACTCCCAAAATAACTCCTCTCACCCCAGCCCATAAGTTCCCATGTGGCCAGCCCCTGTGACTTCATGTCTCACCAAACTCCAGCCAGGGCTTCTTCGCTGCAACTTGAATGCTTCCAGGTtgtcctacctcagggcctttgcacatccTGTGCCTTCTGCCTGGAACATCCTTCTCCCGGTTCTTCCCAAGGCCATGTCCTCTTTCTTCAGGTCCCAGATCCAATGTCACCTCTTCTGTCCCAGTCCCCTGATCTCTCAGTTAATACTCTTTCCCATCACTGTTGCATCTAGTTGCTTCATTTTACTACTTGAAGCTCTTACCACTTCTGATAACTTCCTATTTGATTGTTCACAGGTTTGTTTTCTCACTATTAGGTGGGTATCTGCCACCCTAATGGGGCTGGGAGCAGGAGTATAGGGCAAGGTGTGCAGCATACAGGAGGTACACACAATTAATGCTTATGAAAGGGAAAGAGGGTGGGATGGAGGACAGGAAAGCCGCAGTGTTAGTGGGAGAGGAGTCTGGTGGAAAGAAGGGAGCCTGACTGGAAGCAAGAGGCCAAGGCAAACCCGCTGTCCCACGGAGCCAGTCTCACCCCTGTGCCTCTCCTGAGCGTGCCATTGAGCTGATAGTGAGACTGTCTTGGTGGGATATGATCTGAGGGTAATAGGGAACCATGGAGGATGTGTGAGCAGGGGCAGGATGGCATCAGACCCGCCCAATGGAAGCTCCACAGCCCTCATTTCATCCCTGCCATTTTTATTggtgcatattttcttttttttttaatttttatttatttatgatagtcacacagagagagagagagaggcagagacataggcagagggagaagcaggctccatgcagggagcccgacgtgggattcgatcccaggtctccaggatcgcgccctgggccaaaggcaggcgctaaaccactgcgccacccagggatccctggtgcaTATTTTCTATTGGAAATGAGACTTTTACAGATTGTAGACTTATCTGAAttaaaacttataaataaatcacttaattaaaaaaaaaaaaagaatctcaggtcttcacaaaacattttattcCCTGAGTACCCATTCCCCAGTGGTCATTCTGCTGTCTGACTTCCCCCTACCTGTGAATGCCTGTAAACCCAGGCCCCAGACCTCTGCCCAGAGTCAGCAGAACTAAGGTGTCACCATTTTGCTTGGGTCTCCCCAGTCTGAAAGACATACTGGGTCAGGGGCCAGTCCTGGGTCCTCAGAGCTCACAGACACCCAAGGATCtgaatctctctcttctctgaacaCTGGGGTGAGCATGTGTGCGGACCGTGGGCCCAGTGAAAACTCTCTGGCCCCAGTATCATTACCTGAATTCTTGGGGAGCACAAATGTGGGGGCTGGGCCCCATCAGGGACTCCAGAAACCCTGAGCTGGCACAGCCTGAGTCAGACAGCTGCCTCCTTTCTGTGCCCAATGCTTCTGCCTTTAGAGCACTTGATaccatgagcagggagggggcagtcCCACTCATGGCTTCTCTGGCCCCTTCTACCATCTGAGGTGTGTGGAGACTGGCAGGGAGAGGTTGAGAAAAAAACTTCTTTCCTAGGCTGAGAAATACTGCTCAGTTCAGTTGCAAATGGACCTAGGAATTCCCAACTGACCTTGAAGCATGGCTGGGACTCACCTACCACTAAACCACTGTAGTTTACAAGCAAGGAGGGGTTGGCCACCCTTTAAAATCCAACCCAAGATCAAAGTCGGAGCTGGAAAATGGGACCTTGACTCAAACGGAACAACTGGAAGCCTAGCAGAAGGGCTCCTGCAGTTAGCTGCCATGGAAAGAGGAGGTCCCTTCAGCTGAGAATCTAGAGAGGATGATGGAACATGGGTTCAAGTACCAGGTGGGCTTGGAAAGATGTCTAGGAGTTTGTCAGCTAGACTATGCACTCATCCAAACCTCCCTGGGGACACTCTCTTATGCCGACCACTTAGAACAAAGATTTCCAATTCTGGAAAGGGGAAGATGATGCTGCCCTTTTCTACGGGGGTAGAGATCAGGGCCTAGAGGCTAGGGGTCCTGATACCACCTCAGTAGATCTGTGACTGCTTGCCACAGATGAGTTTGGGCTGGCTCAGGGCATCCCACATGAGTAGCATCTCAAATGGCAAGAAGCGGTGCACGAGTAGCAGCTCCCGGTAGAGGCAGGGGTCAAAGGAGGATATGCGGCCCGAGGGAGACCGAATGCCACCTGTGCGGATACCACCATGTGATGCAGGCTCCAGGCCTTCCTTCTTCAGGCACATGCCCAGGAAGACATCATCGATAGGGAAGAGGTCcagtttgggggcagcccggcgCAGGGCAGCAGCCGTGAAACGGGACAGTAGGAAGCCACCACCCCCGCAGTAGGGCGGGTAGCGCTCCTCCTCTGTCACAATCTTTGGCACATAGTACTTGCTCCAAGTCACCCGGATGGGGCCCACATTGCGGATCAGGTGTCCCACAAAGAGGTGGCGGTCAGGATTGTGGTCCTTCAGGTAGGAGACCATGTTGTCTGTGTGTGCAAAGACGTCATCATCCCCATTGAGCACGAAGCTGGCATTGGTGCACCGAGTCTCCTGCCACTGTAGGAAGAGCACCTGCAGGCAAGGTGGACGGGACACACAAGTTTAAGGGTTGGGGCAATCAGCCTTGGGTCCCTGTTGGCCACCCCATCCCAGGGAACCCAATTGAGGGTGTTACTGGTCAGGCCAGTCATGGGTTTGAGGACCCACCCTGAGCCTCAGCTACCAACTTTCCAGACAGACCTCATCATAGGACCTGCCCCTGGGAGTGTTGGGGATCCATGGAGATGATCCTCGTGAAGCACCAAGAAGTACTTGAAAATTGTCGCATTTACATTTATTGCTATTCCTTCTGATTCTTCCTGGCCAAGCACTGCTGTTAAATAATTACTTATGTGATTGTTATTGACGTCTACCTTCCCCACCAGACTCTAGGCTTCCCTTGGGTGGGCactgtctctcctctctgtgacATCTCCCCAGCACCCACTGAGGGTCATCCTCTCATAGGTACTGGATTCATGTTTGTCAAATGGACATTTCTTACATGTTTTTGTGTTCTGCATGAAGAACACGTTGTGTCAAGAGGTCTTGGCCCTCTACCCACCTCGGCTTCAGCTTCCTCCATAATAACTTTTGCTGCATGCCTTGCACGGTGCTCAGTGCCTCCCCTGTCTCGAATCGCTCATGCAAGCTTAGGAGGCAGGCAGGAGTAGTCTTCAACCTCATTTACAGACGAGGAAATAGAGGATCTCCAGAAAAAATGCCGGGAACAGGGTCACACACAGAAAAGTACTGTTCTTGGTACTCAAGGTCTTGAGCCCAGACTTTTCTGTGCCTACTATGAGCAGGAACCTGCCTTGGGCCCCCTTCAACTCCTGGGTGGGCCTTTGGAGCCTCTAATTCCTCATCTGTGCACAGGCAGGATTCCCTCCACTTCTGGAGGGGTTTTGTCCAGCTAAAAGGTCTTTACTGAGCATCAACTGCACAGATGTGGGCCTCATGGGGAGAGAGAATAAGAACAAATAAACGAGATGTGTCCTGTCCagtgcccctccacccccaccgaTTGCCACTGTTACTGGAGCACCTGGCGCCACTCCAGGTGCCCTGTAAACATCCTCTCCTGTAATCCTCGCAGCAGCCCTCAGAGGCAGCTGGATCCAACTAAATCCCAGTTCCTTGATGACCATGAAGAAACGAGCGCAGAGGGGTAAATGATTATCAAAGGCAAATGGCAGGTAAGTGGCAGAGTTTGAATTCGAACCCAGATCATGGGCTCTGAGAGCCAGGCTCGTAACCTCAGGCTACCCTGccctttctccctgcctcccctagAGGAAGAAGGCCTCAGATCACCATGAGGACAGCAGAGGGAGTGGGGTAGGGTGGGTGGGGACTCCTGGTTTCTTGGCGCCCCTCAGAGGAGATGATGGTGAGTGGGCAGGAAGGATGGGTGGCCCTGATCAGGTAACCCCTGCCGGCCCACCTGTTTGAGCGTGAGGTTGAAGAAGGAGTCATGGAAGTTCCACTGCAGGATGTCCCCGTGCGCCTGCGCCTCTATCGCCAGCAGCCGGTTGACCTTGTGGGCCTCCATGGGGTTAGGGGCTGTGCCCACCAGAAAGAGGCGGCGCAGCTGGACACCCTTCACCTGGCGCTCGCTGCCCCAAGTGCGCCGCACCAGCTCCCGGCGCTCGTAATTCTTGGGTGAGGACTTGATCACCAGCAGCAGGAAGACAGGCTCTGCGCACTTGTTCAGGGGAACATCTTGCAGCAGCTGGAAGTCGCGGCAGTGTTTATGCAGGAGGAAGTCGCGCACCTGTTGTGGCTGCCCAGAGAAGCCTGGCAGGGCAGCCATGGAGGTGTTGGCCCTgcagggggtgggcagtgggcGGGAGGGCTGAGTGGGCCAGGCCAGAGTCTTGGGGTTGTCCCGTAGCTCCTCCGAGCTCTGGAAGGTGGGTGGTGACACGTgcagacagaagaggaagaggatgaggatgCTCAGGGCTATGGCCAAGCCCACCTCTGTCCGCAGGGGCCGGCAACACCTCATCCTGGTCGGCCTGGCGGCTCCTGCCAAGAACGCCTTAATGAGACGGGATGGGCCAAGCACTTTCCCTGAGCTACCTGCGGACCCCAACACCTGGCTGCAGACCTGTAGGTGCTCAGGGAGGTATGACATCGAGATGCACCCTCACCTACACCCCCatgccccccacctcctcctctggcACCTCAACCCCTGGTGGCTCTGACAGTTGCCCAGGTCTGGCTGGGGATTAAGTGCTTACAGAGAAGACTGAGACACGGAGATGCCAAGGTGAGCCTCCCAGACTCAGTGTGCCCAGAATCCCCCCTTTCAACCTGGTCCTCCTCATGTCTCTACCTCAGAGATGGCCCAGGAGCCCCCCTGAGGGAGGCAAAGAACTGCCTCTTTATCACTGAGAACTACTGGGGTCCTAACCCAGTCCTTCCAGGAAGCTGAGAGCTgctggcattctctctctctctctcttttttaaagatttcatttatttattccagagagagtgagcgagagagtggggggaggggcagactccacactgagt encodes:
- the B3GNT3 gene encoding N-acetyllactosaminide beta-1,3-N-acetylglucosaminyltransferase 3 → MRCCRPLRTEVGLAIALSILILFLFCLHVSPPTFQSSEELRDNPKTLAWPTQPSRPLPTPCRANTSMAALPGFSGQPQQVRDFLLHKHCRDFQLLQDVPLNKCAEPVFLLLVIKSSPKNYERRELVRRTWGSERQVKGVQLRRLFLVGTAPNPMEAHKVNRLLAIEAQAHGDILQWNFHDSFFNLTLKQVLFLQWQETRCTNASFVLNGDDDVFAHTDNMVSYLKDHNPDRHLFVGHLIRNVGPIRVTWSKYYVPKIVTEEERYPPYCGGGGFLLSRFTAAALRRAAPKLDLFPIDDVFLGMCLKKEGLEPASHGGIRTGGIRSPSGRISSFDPCLYRELLLVHRFLPFEMLLMWDALSQPKLICGKQSQIY
- the INSL3 gene encoding insulin-like 3 — translated: MGPRPLAWALVLLGAALAVALALGSAPAPGAREKLCGHHFVRALVRVCGGPRWSSEDGRRVAGGDRELLQWLEGRHLHGQVSDGDPMLVLVPQALPQASLHHHHRRAAATNPAHYCCLSGCSRQDLLTLCPH